Proteins encoded within one genomic window of Macaca thibetana thibetana isolate TM-01 chromosome 3, ASM2454274v1, whole genome shotgun sequence:
- the TMUB1 gene encoding transmembrane and ubiquitin-like domain-containing protein 1, with the protein MTLIEGVGDEVTVLFSVLACLLVLALAWVSTHTAEGGDPLPQPSGTPTPSQPSAAMAATDTMRAEVPGAETPSLRHRGQAAQPEPSTGVTATPPAPDSPQEPLVLRLKFLNDSEQVARAWPHDTIGSLKRTQFPGREQQVRLIYQGQLLGDDTQTLGSLHLPPNCVLHCHVSTRVGPPNPPCPPGSEPGPSGLEIGSLLLPLLLLLLLLLWYCQIQYRPFFPLTATLGLAGFTLLLSLLAFAMYRP; encoded by the exons ATGACCCTGATTGAAGGGGTGGGTGATGAGGTGACCGTCCTTTTCTCGGTGCTTGCCTGCCTTCTGGTGCTGGCCCTCGCCTGGGTCTCAACGCACACCGCTGAGGGCGGGGACCCACTGCCCCAGCCGTCAGGGACCCCAACGCCATCCCAGCCCAGCGCAGCCATGGCAGCTACCGACACCATGAGAGCGGAGGTCCCAGGGGCAGAGACCCCCAGCCTGAGACACAGAGGTCAAGCTGCACAGCCAGAGCCCAGCACGGGGGTCACAGCAACACCACCAGCCCCGGACTCCCCGCAGGAGCCCCTCGTGCTACGGCTGAAATTCCTCAATGATTCAGAGCAGGTGGCCAGGGCCTGGCCCCACGACACCATTGGCTCCTTGAAAAG GACCCAGTTTCCTGGCCGGGAACAGCAGGTGCGACTCATCTACCAAGGGCAGCTGCTAGGCGACGACACCCAGACCCTGGgcagccttcacctccctccCAACTGCGTTCTCCACTGCCACGTGTCCACGAGGGTCGGCCCCCCAAATCCCCCCTGCCCGCCGGGGTCCGAGCCCGGCCCCTCCGGGCTGGAAATCGGCAGcctgctgctgcccctgctgctcctgctgctgctgctgctctggtACTGCCAGATCCAGTACCGGCCCTTCTTTCCCCTGACCGCCACTCTGGGCCTGGCCGGCTTCACCCTGCTCCTCAGTCTCCTGGCCTTCGCCATGTACCGCCCGTAG
- the FASTK gene encoding fas-activated serine/threonine kinase isoform X1, with the protein MRRPRGEPGPRAPRPTEGATCAGPGESWSPSPNSMLRVLLSAQTSPARLSGLLLIPPVQPCCLGLSKWADRPLGGGPSAGPVQGLQRLLEQAKSPGELLRWLGQNPTKVRVHHYSVALRRLGQLLGSRPRPPPVEQATLQDLSQLIIRNCPSFDIHTIHVCLHLAVLLGFPSDGPLVCALEQERRLRLPPKPPPPLQPLLRGGQGLEAALSCPRFLRYPRQHLISSLAEARPEELTPHVMVLLAQHLARHRLREPQLLEAIAHFLVVQETQLSSKVVQKLVLPFGRLNYLPLEQQFMPCLERILAREAGVAPLATVNILMSLCQLRCLPFRALHFVFSPGFINYISGTPHALIVRRYLSLLDTAVELELPGYRGPRLPRRQQVPIFPQPLITDRARCKYSHKDIVAEGLRQLLGEEKYRQDLTVPPGYCTDFLLCVGSSGAVLPVRTQDPFLPYPPRSCLQGQAASSPTTRDPAQRVVLVLRERWHFCRDGRVLLGSRALRERHLGLMGYQLLPLPFEELESQRGLPQLKSYLRQKLQALGLRWGPEGG; encoded by the exons ATGAGGAGGCCGCGGGGGGAACCTGGCCCCCGGGCCCCGAGACCGACTGAGGGAGCGACCTGCGCAGGGCCCGGGGAGTCAT GGTCTCCATCACCCAACTCCATGCTTCGAGTCCTGCTCTCTGCTCAGACCTCCCCTGCTCGGCTGTCTGGCCTGCTGCTGATCCCTCCAGTACAGCCCTGCTGTTTGGGGCTCAGCAAATGGGCGGACCGGCCTCTTGGAGGAGGCCCCAGTGCAGGTCCTGTGCAAGGACTGCAGCGGCTTCTGGAACAGGCAAAGAGCCCTGGGGAGCTGCTGCGCTGGCTGGGCCAGAACCCCACCAAAGTGCGCGTCCACCACTACTCGGTGGCGCTTCGTCGCCTGGGCCAGCTCTTGGGGTCTCGGCCACGGCCCCCTCCTGTGGAGCAGGCCACACTGCAGGACTTGAGTCAGCTCATCATCCGAAACTGCCCCTCCTTTGACATTCACACCATCCACGTGTGTCTGCACCTTGCAGTCTTACTTG GCTTTCCGTCTGATGGTCCCCTGGTGTGTGCCCTGGAACAGGAGCGAAGGCTCCGCCTCCCTCCGAAGCCACCTCCCCCTTTGCAGCCCCTTCTCCGAGGTGGGCAAGGGTTGGAAGCTGCTCTAAGCTGTCCCCGTTTTCTGCGGTATCCACGGCAGCATCTGATCAGCAGCCTGGCAG AGGCAAGGCCAGAGGAACTGACTCCCCATGTGATGGTGCTCCTGGCCCAGCACCTGGCCCGGCATCGGTTACGGGAGCCCCAGCTTCTGGAAGCCATTGCCCACTTCCTGGTGGTTCAGGAAACCCAGCTCAGCAGCAAG GTGGTACAGAAGTTGGTTCTGCCCTTTGGGCGGCTGAACTACCTGCCCCTGGAACAGCAGTTTATGCCCTGCCTTGAGAGGATCCTGGCTCGGGAAGCAGGGGTGGCACCCCTGGCTACAGTCAACATCTTGATGTCACTGTGCCAACTGCGGTGCCTGCCCTTCAGAGCCCTGCACTTTGTTTTTTCCCCTGGCTTCATCAACTACATCAGTG GCACCCCTCATGCTCTGATTGTGCGTCGCTACCTCTCCCTGCTGGACACAGCCGTGGAGCTGGAGCTCCCAGGATACCGGGGTCCCCGCCTTCCCCGAAGGCAGCAAGTGCCCATCTTTCCCCAGCCTCTCATCACTGACCGTGCCCGCTGCAAGTACAG TCACAAGGACATAGTAGCTGAGGGGTTGCGCCAGCTGCTGGGGGAGGAGAAATACCGCCAGGACCTGACTGTGCCTCCAGGCTACTGCACAG ACTTCCTGCTGTGCGTCGGCAGCTCTGGTGCTGTGCTTCCCGTGAGGACCCAGGACCCCTTCCTGCCATACCCACCAAGGTCCTGCCTACAGGGCCAGGCTGCCTCTAGCCCCACTACTCGAGACCCTGCTCAGAG GGTGGTGCTGGTGTTGCGGGAACGCTGGCATTTCTGCCGGGATGGCAGGGTGCTGCTGGGCTCGAGGGCCCTGAGGGAGCGGCACTTGGGCCTGATGGGCTACCAGCTCCTGCCG CTACCCTTCGAGGAACTGGAGTCCCAGAGAGGCCTGCCCCAGCTCAAGAGCTACCTGAGGCAGAAGCTCCAGGCCCTGGGCCTGCGCTGGGGGCCTGAAGGGGGCTGA
- the FASTK gene encoding fas-activated serine/threonine kinase isoform X2 codes for MLRVLLSAQTSPARLSGLLLIPPVQPCCLGLSKWADRPLGGGPSAGPVQGLQRLLEQAKSPGELLRWLGQNPTKVRVHHYSVALRRLGQLLGSRPRPPPVEQATLQDLSQLIIRNCPSFDIHTIHVCLHLAVLLGFPSDGPLVCALEQERRLRLPPKPPPPLQPLLRGGQGLEAALSCPRFLRYPRQHLISSLAEARPEELTPHVMVLLAQHLARHRLREPQLLEAIAHFLVVQETQLSSKVVQKLVLPFGRLNYLPLEQQFMPCLERILAREAGVAPLATVNILMSLCQLRCLPFRALHFVFSPGFINYISGTPHALIVRRYLSLLDTAVELELPGYRGPRLPRRQQVPIFPQPLITDRARCKYSHKDIVAEGLRQLLGEEKYRQDLTVPPGYCTDFLLCVGSSGAVLPVRTQDPFLPYPPRSCLQGQAASSPTTRDPAQRVVLVLRERWHFCRDGRVLLGSRALRERHLGLMGYQLLPLPFEELESQRGLPQLKSYLRQKLQALGLRWGPEGG; via the exons ATGCTTCGAGTCCTGCTCTCTGCTCAGACCTCCCCTGCTCGGCTGTCTGGCCTGCTGCTGATCCCTCCAGTACAGCCCTGCTGTTTGGGGCTCAGCAAATGGGCGGACCGGCCTCTTGGAGGAGGCCCCAGTGCAGGTCCTGTGCAAGGACTGCAGCGGCTTCTGGAACAGGCAAAGAGCCCTGGGGAGCTGCTGCGCTGGCTGGGCCAGAACCCCACCAAAGTGCGCGTCCACCACTACTCGGTGGCGCTTCGTCGCCTGGGCCAGCTCTTGGGGTCTCGGCCACGGCCCCCTCCTGTGGAGCAGGCCACACTGCAGGACTTGAGTCAGCTCATCATCCGAAACTGCCCCTCCTTTGACATTCACACCATCCACGTGTGTCTGCACCTTGCAGTCTTACTTG GCTTTCCGTCTGATGGTCCCCTGGTGTGTGCCCTGGAACAGGAGCGAAGGCTCCGCCTCCCTCCGAAGCCACCTCCCCCTTTGCAGCCCCTTCTCCGAGGTGGGCAAGGGTTGGAAGCTGCTCTAAGCTGTCCCCGTTTTCTGCGGTATCCACGGCAGCATCTGATCAGCAGCCTGGCAG AGGCAAGGCCAGAGGAACTGACTCCCCATGTGATGGTGCTCCTGGCCCAGCACCTGGCCCGGCATCGGTTACGGGAGCCCCAGCTTCTGGAAGCCATTGCCCACTTCCTGGTGGTTCAGGAAACCCAGCTCAGCAGCAAG GTGGTACAGAAGTTGGTTCTGCCCTTTGGGCGGCTGAACTACCTGCCCCTGGAACAGCAGTTTATGCCCTGCCTTGAGAGGATCCTGGCTCGGGAAGCAGGGGTGGCACCCCTGGCTACAGTCAACATCTTGATGTCACTGTGCCAACTGCGGTGCCTGCCCTTCAGAGCCCTGCACTTTGTTTTTTCCCCTGGCTTCATCAACTACATCAGTG GCACCCCTCATGCTCTGATTGTGCGTCGCTACCTCTCCCTGCTGGACACAGCCGTGGAGCTGGAGCTCCCAGGATACCGGGGTCCCCGCCTTCCCCGAAGGCAGCAAGTGCCCATCTTTCCCCAGCCTCTCATCACTGACCGTGCCCGCTGCAAGTACAG TCACAAGGACATAGTAGCTGAGGGGTTGCGCCAGCTGCTGGGGGAGGAGAAATACCGCCAGGACCTGACTGTGCCTCCAGGCTACTGCACAG ACTTCCTGCTGTGCGTCGGCAGCTCTGGTGCTGTGCTTCCCGTGAGGACCCAGGACCCCTTCCTGCCATACCCACCAAGGTCCTGCCTACAGGGCCAGGCTGCCTCTAGCCCCACTACTCGAGACCCTGCTCAGAG GGTGGTGCTGGTGTTGCGGGAACGCTGGCATTTCTGCCGGGATGGCAGGGTGCTGCTGGGCTCGAGGGCCCTGAGGGAGCGGCACTTGGGCCTGATGGGCTACCAGCTCCTGCCG CTACCCTTCGAGGAACTGGAGTCCCAGAGAGGCCTGCCCCAGCTCAAGAGCTACCTGAGGCAGAAGCTCCAGGCCCTGGGCCTGCGCTGGGGGCCTGAAGGGGGCTGA